The proteins below come from a single Arthrobacter sp. B1I2 genomic window:
- a CDS encoding ABC transporter ATP-binding protein, producing MTAPSTRRLHGPRVAPSVAATTNSHLQITDVTKNFGPQAVLKGVNLSVAKGGTTAIVGPSGSGKTTLLRLIAGFEHPDTGTISLNGTTVAGDGAWLPAHKRQIGYVAQDGALFPHLTVGQNVAFGLDAAKLEGGRRAVAARVAELLEMVSLDASMAKRRPHQLSGGQQQRVALARALAREPELMLLDEPFSALDAGLRVATRRAVAKVLAEAGVTTILVTHDQAEALSFADQVAVMRGGKLAQIGNPFVVYTRPADRATAEFLGDAVILDAWLEGSLATCSLGGIPVRRPPAQGRVQLMLRPEQIRIAEDGPIRGVVVDTDYFGPETTVRLKLNVPQEVAEHADHRYPGGGEVITIRHWNASIARPGMELCLRVVGEAVAFPIED from the coding sequence GTGACAGCACCATCAACCCGCAGGCTGCACGGGCCTCGGGTGGCGCCCTCCGTGGCGGCAACCACCAACAGCCACCTGCAGATCACGGACGTCACCAAGAACTTCGGACCCCAGGCGGTCCTGAAGGGCGTCAACCTGTCCGTGGCCAAGGGCGGAACCACCGCCATCGTGGGCCCGTCCGGCTCCGGCAAGACCACGCTCCTGCGCCTGATCGCCGGCTTTGAACACCCGGACACCGGCACCATTTCGCTCAACGGCACCACCGTGGCCGGTGACGGCGCCTGGCTTCCGGCGCACAAGCGGCAGATCGGGTATGTGGCCCAGGACGGCGCCCTGTTCCCGCACCTCACCGTGGGCCAGAACGTTGCCTTCGGCCTTGATGCGGCCAAGCTGGAGGGCGGCCGCCGCGCCGTCGCCGCCCGCGTGGCCGAACTCCTGGAGATGGTGTCCTTGGATGCGTCCATGGCCAAGCGCCGGCCGCACCAGCTTTCCGGCGGCCAGCAGCAGCGGGTGGCGCTGGCCCGGGCGCTGGCACGTGAACCGGAACTGATGCTCCTGGACGAGCCCTTCTCCGCGCTGGACGCCGGGCTCCGGGTGGCCACCCGCCGCGCGGTGGCCAAGGTCTTGGCCGAAGCCGGCGTCACCACCATCCTGGTCACCCACGACCAGGCCGAGGCCCTCTCCTTCGCCGACCAGGTGGCCGTGATGCGCGGCGGCAAGCTGGCCCAGATCGGCAACCCCTTTGTGGTGTACACCCGCCCCGCGGACCGGGCCACCGCTGAATTCCTGGGCGACGCCGTCATCCTGGACGCCTGGCTGGAGGGGTCCCTGGCCACCTGTTCCCTGGGCGGCATCCCGGTGCGCCGGCCGCCGGCGCAGGGACGGGTGCAGCTGATGCTGCGGCCGGAACAGATCCGCATCGCCGAGGACGGCCCCATCCGCGGCGTGGTGGTGGACACGGACTACTTCGGCCCGGAAACCACAGTGCGGCTGAAGCTGAACGTCCCCCAGGAAGTGGCGGAGCACGCCGATCACCGGTACCCCGGCGGCGGCGAAGTGATCACCATCCGGCACTGGAACGCCTCGATCGCGCGGCCCGGTATGGAGCTGTGTTTGCGGGTGGTGGGCGAAGCCGTCGCCTTCCCGATCGAAGACTGA